The following proteins are encoded in a genomic region of Luteibaculum oceani:
- a CDS encoding nitroreductase family protein, with translation MRHNLSEIFEVIKDRRTIYPELYSTRKVHKEIIEKLLNAATWAPTHGKTQPWRFTVFQSEESRKELANFLVESYKHATPEEKRSEAKLLKMENRPMASTAVIGVCMERQESERIPEIEEIMAVACAVQNMQLMATAYGIGAFWSTPKFLLGDAGKQFFNLAEKDRCLGLIYLGYPKDEWPKGQRKPIEYLSTWK, from the coding sequence ATGCGACATAACCTGAGTGAAATATTTGAAGTGATAAAGGATAGACGAACGATATATCCGGAATTATATAGTACAAGAAAGGTTCACAAGGAGATTATCGAAAAACTGCTTAATGCGGCAACTTGGGCTCCCACCCACGGCAAAACTCAACCTTGGCGTTTTACCGTATTTCAGTCTGAGGAAAGCAGAAAAGAACTTGCAAACTTTCTAGTTGAGAGCTATAAACACGCAACTCCGGAAGAAAAAAGAAGTGAGGCTAAGCTTTTGAAAATGGAAAACCGTCCGATGGCATCTACAGCGGTAATAGGGGTTTGTATGGAACGCCAAGAATCGGAAAGAATACCAGAAATAGAAGAAATTATGGCTGTGGCTTGTGCCGTTCAAAACATGCAACTAATGGCTACTGCCTACGGTATTGGAGCTTTTTGGTCTACTCCAAAATTTTTATTGGGCGATGCCGGAAAGCAATTTTTCAATTTAGCCGAAAAAGATCGCTGTTTGGGGCTTATTTATTTAGGATATCCTAAGGATGAATGGCCAAAAGGACAACGAAAACCAATAGAGTACTTAAGTACCTGGAAGTAA